A part of Escherichia marmotae genomic DNA contains:
- a CDS encoding carboxymuconolactone decarboxylase family protein yields the protein MGLPPLSKIPLILRPQAWLHRRHYGEVLSPIRWWGRIPFIFYLVSMFVGWLERKRSPLDPVVRSLVSARIAQMCLCEFCVDITSMKVAERTGSTDKLLAVADWRQSPLFSDEERLALEYAEAASVTPPTVDDALRTRLAAHFDAQALTELTALIGLQNLSARFNSAMAIPAQGLCRLPEKRS from the coding sequence ATGGGTTTACCGCCGCTTAGCAAAATTCCTTTAATTTTACGTCCGCAGGCGTGGCTACATCGTCGCCATTACGGTGAGGTGCTAAGTCCGATTCGCTGGTGGGGGCGGATCCCATTTATCTTCTATCTGGTGTCGATGTTTGTCGGCTGGCTGGAGCGCAAACGCTCCCCGCTCGATCCGGTGGTGCGATCGCTTGTCAGCGCGCGCATTGCGCAAATGTGCCTGTGTGAGTTTTGCGTAGACATCACCAGCATGAAAGTCGCTGAACGAACCGGCAGCACCGATAAACTGCTGGCGGTGGCCGACTGGCGGCAAAGCCCGCTGTTCAGCGATGAGGAGCGGCTGGCGCTGGAATACGCCGAAGCCGCCAGCGTTACGCCGCCAACGGTAGATGATGCCCTGCGCACCCGACTGGCAGCCCATTTTGACGCTCAGGCGCTCACCGAACTGACGGCATTAATCGGCCTGCAAAACCTGTCGGCCCGTTTTAATTCTGCTATGGCCATTCCCGCCCAGGGACTGTGCCGACTTCCTGAAAAACGTTCTTAA
- the xthA gene encoding exodeoxyribonuclease III has protein sequence MKFVSFNINGLRARPHQLEAIVEKHQPDVIGLQETKVHDDMFPLEEVAKLGYNVFYHGQKGHYGVALLTKETPIAVRRGFPGDGEEAQRRIIMAEIPSPLGNVTVINGYFPQGESRDHPIKFPAKAQFYQNLQNYLETELKRDNPVLIMGDMNISPTDLDIGIGEENRKRWLRTGKCSFLPEEREWMDRLIRWGLVDTFRHANPETADRFSWFDYRSKGFDDNRGLRIDLLLASQPLAECCVETGIDYEIRSMEKPSDHAPVWATFRR, from the coding sequence ATGAAATTTGTCTCTTTTAATATCAACGGTCTGCGCGCCAGACCTCACCAACTTGAAGCCATCGTCGAAAAGCACCAACCGGATGTGATTGGTCTGCAGGAGACAAAAGTTCATGACGATATGTTTCCGCTTGAAGAGGTGGCAAAGCTCGGCTACAACGTGTTTTATCACGGGCAGAAAGGCCATTATGGCGTGGCGCTGCTGACCAAAGAGACGCCGATTGCTGTGCGTCGCGGATTCCCGGGCGACGGCGAAGAGGCTCAACGGCGGATTATTATGGCAGAAATCCCCTCGCCGCTGGGCAATGTCACCGTGATCAACGGCTACTTCCCACAGGGCGAAAGCCGCGACCATCCAATTAAATTCCCGGCAAAAGCGCAGTTCTACCAGAACCTGCAAAACTATCTGGAAACTGAGCTTAAGCGCGATAATCCGGTGCTGATTATGGGCGATATGAACATCAGCCCCACCGACCTGGATATCGGCATTGGCGAAGAGAACCGCAAACGCTGGCTGCGTACCGGTAAATGCTCCTTCCTGCCGGAAGAACGCGAATGGATGGACAGACTGATCCGCTGGGGGCTGGTAGATACCTTCCGTCACGCTAATCCGGAAACAGCAGATCGCTTTTCGTGGTTTGATTACCGCTCAAAAGGTTTTGACGATAACCGAGGTCTGCGTATCGACCTGCTGCTCGCCAGCCAGCCGTTGGCGGAATGCTGCGTAGAAACCGGCATCGACTATGAAATCCGCAGTATGGAAAAACCGTCAGATCACGCACCTGTGTGGGCGACCTTCCGCCGCTAA
- a CDS encoding ABC transporter substrate-binding protein, which translates to MRHCGWLLGLLSLFSLATHASDWQEIKNDAKGQTVWFNAWGGDTAINRYLDWVSGEMKTHYDINLKIVRLADAADAVKRIQTEAAAGRKTGGSVDLLWVNGENFRTLKEANLLQTGWAETLPNWRYVDTQLPVREDFSVATEGAESPWGGAQLTFIARRDLTPQPPKTPQALLEFAKANPGAVTYPRPPDFTGTAFLEQLLIMLTPDPAALKEAPNDATFAQITAALWQYLDALHPYLWREGKDFPPSPARMDALLKSGTLRLSLTFNPAHARQKIASGDLPASSYSFGFSEGMIGNVHFVTIPANASASAAAKVVANFLLSPEAQLRKADPAVWGDPSVLDPQKLPAGQRETLQSRMPQDLPPVLAEPHAGWVNVLEQEWLRRYGTH; encoded by the coding sequence ATGCGCCATTGTGGGTGGTTGCTGGGACTGTTATCGCTGTTTTCTTTGGCAACACATGCCAGTGACTGGCAGGAAATTAAAAACGACGCCAAAGGGCAAACCGTCTGGTTTAACGCCTGGGGCGGCGACACCGCGATTAACCGCTATCTCGACTGGGTCAGCGGTGAGATGAAAACGCATTACGATATAAACCTGAAGATTGTTCGCCTGGCTGATGCCGCTGACGCAGTAAAACGCATTCAGACCGAAGCCGCAGCCGGACGTAAAACGGGCGGCTCGGTAGATCTCTTGTGGGTAAATGGTGAAAATTTCCGCACGTTAAAAGAGGCGAATTTGCTGCAAACCGGCTGGGCGGAAACATTACCTAACTGGCGTTATGTCGACACGCAACTACCTGTACGGGAAGATTTTTCTGTCGCTACCGAGGGGGCAGAATCCCCCTGGGGCGGCGCACAACTTACGTTTATCGCTCGCCGCGATCTGACACCACAACCACCGAAAACACCGCAAGCCTTGCTGGAGTTTGCCAAAGCCAATCCAGGCGCAGTTACCTATCCACGCCCACCAGACTTTACCGGCACAGCATTTCTTGAACAGTTATTGATTATGCTGACGCCAGATCCCGCTGCATTAAAAGAAGCGCCGAACGATGCTACTTTCGCCCAGATTACTGCAGCGCTGTGGCAGTATCTCGATGCGCTGCATCCGTATTTGTGGCGCGAAGGAAAGGATTTCCCCCCTTCGCCCGCGCGAATGGATGCCCTGCTGAAATCCGGCACATTGCGCCTGTCGCTGACCTTTAACCCCGCTCATGCCCGGCAAAAAATAGCCAGTGGCGATTTGCCAGCGAGCAGTTACAGCTTTGGCTTTAGCGAGGGAATGATTGGCAACGTGCATTTCGTCACCATTCCTGCCAACGCCAGTGCCAGTGCTGCGGCGAAGGTGGTCGCCAACTTCCTGCTCTCACCCGAAGCGCAACTGCGTAAAGCGGATCCTGCGGTCTGGGGCGATCCTTCTGTTCTTGATCCACAAAAACTGCCTGCCGGGCAGCGCGAAACATTACAATCAAGAATGCCGCAGGATCTGCCGCCAGTACTGGCGGAACCGCATGCTGGTTGGGTAAATGTGCTGGAACAAGAATGGCTACGCCGTTACGGTACGCATTAA
- a CDS encoding TVP38/TMEM64 family protein, translating to MMKMHSRKIWYYRTAIIILLFATLLAWALVPGVHDFINRSLAAFAAVDQQGIERFIQSYGTLAAVVSFLLMILQAIAAPLPAFLITFANASLFGAFWGGLLSWTSSMAGAALCFFIARVMGREVVEKLTGKTVLDSMDGFFTRYGKHTILVCRLLPFVPFDPISYAAGLTSIRFRPFFIATGLGQLPATIVYSWAGSMLTGGTFWFVTGLFILFALTVVIFMAKKIWFERQKRNV from the coding sequence ATGATGAAGATGCATTCGCGTAAAATCTGGTACTACCGTACAGCCATCATCATCCTGTTGTTCGCTACGCTGCTCGCATGGGCGCTGGTTCCTGGCGTCCATGACTTTATCAATCGCAGCCTTGCGGCGTTTGCCGCTGTGGACCAACAGGGTATAGAACGATTTATTCAGTCTTACGGCACACTGGCGGCAGTTGTCTCATTCTTGTTGATGATTTTGCAGGCCATTGCCGCACCGCTGCCTGCGTTTTTGATCACCTTTGCCAATGCGTCGCTGTTTGGCGCGTTCTGGGGGGGCTTGCTGTCGTGGACCAGTTCGATGGCGGGTGCGGCGCTGTGCTTTTTTATCGCCAGAGTGATGGGCCGCGAAGTAGTGGAAAAGTTAACCGGTAAAACCGTGCTCGATAGCATGGACGGCTTTTTCACTCGCTACGGCAAACATACCATCCTGGTATGCCGGTTATTGCCTTTTGTCCCTTTTGATCCAATCAGCTATGCTGCCGGCCTGACATCAATACGTTTTCGTCCATTTTTTATCGCCACCGGGCTTGGTCAGTTACCCGCAACCATTGTCTATTCCTGGGCGGGCAGCATGTTAACGGGCGGCACATTCTGGTTTGTTACCGGACTGTTTATCCTGTTTGCCCTGACTGTGGTGATTTTCATGGCGAAAAAAATATGGTTTGAGCGCCAGAAGAGGAATGTCTGA
- a CDS encoding TVP38/TMEM64 family protein, with protein sequence MNAERKFLFACLLFALIIYAIHAFGLFDLVTDLPHLQTLIRQSGFFGYSLYILLFIIATLFLLPGSVLVIAGGIVFGPLLGTLLSLIAATLASSCSFLLARWLGRDLLLKYVGHSHTFQAIEKGIARNGIDFLILTRLIPLFPYNIQNYAYGLTAIAFWPFTLISALTTLPGIIIYTVMASDLAREGITVHFILNLCLAGLTLFILVQLAKRYARFKHVDLTASDSQPLTHPKNEG encoded by the coding sequence ATGAACGCTGAGCGTAAATTTCTTTTTGCCTGTCTGCTTTTTGCACTGATAATTTACGCTATCCACGCTTTCGGTTTATTCGATCTGGTCACCGATTTACCCCACTTACAAACGCTCATTCGCCAGAGCGGATTTTTCGGTTATAGCCTCTATATTCTGTTATTCATTATCGCTACCCTCTTTCTGTTACCCGGTAGCGTACTGGTGATCGCCGGTGGAATAGTCTTTGGCCCGTTGTTGGGAACGCTACTTTCGTTAATTGCCGCTACGCTGGCCTCGTCGTGCTCATTCCTGCTGGCGCGCTGGCTGGGGCGTGACTTGCTGCTGAAATACGTCGGTCATAGCCATACTTTTCAGGCTATTGAAAAAGGTATTGCGCGTAATGGTATCGATTTTCTTATTCTGACCCGCTTAATCCCGCTGTTTCCTTACAATATTCAAAATTACGCTTACGGATTAACTGCTATAGCCTTCTGGCCTTTTACCCTTATTTCGGCATTAACTACCCTGCCTGGGATTATTATTTATACCGTGATGGCCAGCGATCTCGCCCGTGAAGGCATTACCGTGCACTTTATTTTAAACCTCTGTCTGGCTGGACTGACGCTGTTTATTCTCGTCCAACTCGCCAAACGCTACGCCCGCTTTAAACACGTGGATCTGACTGCTTCTGACAGCCAACCGCTTACTCACCCTAAAAACGAAGGATAG
- the astC gene encoding succinylornithine/acetylornithine transaminase, with product MSQSITRENFDEWMIPVYAPAPFIPVRGEGSHLWDQQGKEYIDFAGGIAVNALGHAHPELREALNEQASKFWHTGNGYTNEPVLRLAKKLIDATFADRVFFCNSGAEANEAALKLARKFAHDRYGSHKSGIVAFNNAFHGRTLFTVSAGGQPAYSQDFAPLPPDIRHAAYNDLNSASALIDDATCAVIVEPVQGEGGVVPASKAFLQGLRELCDRHNALLIFDEVQTGVGRTGELYAYMHYGVTPDLLTTAKALGGGFPVGALLATEECASVMTVGTHGTTYGGNPLASAVAGKVLDLINTPEMRNGVKQRHDGFVERLNAINHRCGLFSEIRGLGLLIGCVLNADYAGQAKQISQEAAKAGVMVLIAGGSVVRFAPALNVSEEDMATGLDRFALACERVVSRGSS from the coding sequence ATGTCTCAGTCAATTACGCGTGAAAACTTTGATGAATGGATGATACCTGTTTACGCTCCGGCACCGTTTATTCCGGTACGCGGTGAAGGTTCGCACTTGTGGGATCAGCAGGGGAAAGAGTATATCGATTTCGCGGGTGGCATTGCAGTGAACGCGCTGGGCCATGCGCATCCGGAATTGCGCGAGGCGCTAAACGAGCAAGCGAGTAAGTTCTGGCATACCGGTAACGGCTATACCAACGAACCAGTGCTGCGACTGGCGAAAAAACTTATCGACGCGACGTTTGCCGATCGCGTGTTCTTTTGTAACTCCGGTGCGGAGGCCAACGAAGCAGCGTTGAAACTGGCGCGCAAATTCGCCCATGACCGCTACGGCAGCCATAAGAGCGGCATCGTGGCGTTTAACAATGCGTTCCACGGGCGCACGCTGTTTACCGTTAGCGCAGGCGGCCAGCCAGCCTATTCTCAGGATTTTGCGCCACTGCCGCCGGACATCCGTCATGCCGCGTATAACGATCTCAATTCTGCCAGTGCGCTGATTGACGACGCCACCTGCGCGGTAATTGTCGAGCCAGTGCAGGGTGAAGGCGGCGTGGTGCCAGCCAGCAAAGCGTTTTTACAGGGGCTGCGAGAATTGTGTGACCGCCACAATGCATTGCTGATTTTTGATGAGGTACAAACCGGCGTCGGGCGTACCGGTGAACTGTATGCCTATATGCACTACGGCGTAACCCCCGATCTGCTGACCACCGCCAAAGCGCTGGGCGGCGGTTTCCCCGTTGGTGCGCTGCTGGCAACGGAGGAGTGCGCCAGCGTGATGACCGTTGGCACCCACGGCACCACCTATGGCGGTAATCCGCTGGCATCAGCAGTGGCGGGCAAAGTGCTGGATCTTATCAATACGCCGGAAATGCGTAATGGCGTCAAACAGCGCCACGACGGGTTTGTTGAGCGGCTTAACGCTATTAATCATCGCTGCGGTTTGTTCAGTGAAATTCGTGGCCTGGGTCTGCTGATTGGCTGTGTTCTGAATGCCGACTACGCCGGACAAGCGAAACAGATTTCTCAGGAAGCGGCAAAAGCAGGCGTGATGGTGCTGATTGCGGGCGGCAGCGTGGTGCGTTTTGCTCCGGCGCTGAATGTCAGCGAAGAAGATATGGCTACCGGGCTGGATCGCTTTGCGCTGGCCTGTGAACGCGTTGTTAGCCGAGGTTCATCATGA
- the astA gene encoding arginine N-succinyltransferase, with protein MMVIRPVERSDVAALMQLASKTSGGLTSLPANEATLSARIDRAIKTWQGELPKSEQGYVFVLEESETGTVAGICAIEVAVGLNDPWYNYRVGTLVHASKELNVYNALPTLFLSNDHTGSSELCTLFLDPDWRKEGNGYLLSKSRFMFMAAFRDKFNDKVVAEMRGVIDEHGYSPFWQSLGKRFFSMDFSRADFLCGTGQKAFIAELMPKHPIYTDFLSQEAQDVIGQVHPQTAPARAVLEKEGFRYRNYIDIFDGGPTLECDIDRVRAIRKSRLVEVAEGQPAQGDFPACLVANENYHHFRVVLVRSDPATERLILTAAQLDALKCHAGDHVRLVRLCAEEKTV; from the coding sequence ATGATGGTCATCCGTCCCGTTGAGCGCAGCGATGTCGCGGCGTTAATGCAACTTGCCAGTAAAACGAGCGGCGGTTTAACGTCGCTTCCTGCCAATGAAGCCACACTTTCGGCGCGTATCGATAGAGCCATCAAAACATGGCAAGGCGAATTACCCAAAAGTGAGCAGGGTTATGTGTTCGTGCTGGAAGAGAGTGAAACAGGTACGGTGGCGGGCATTTGCGCCATTGAGGTGGCTGTTGGGCTAAACGATCCCTGGTACAACTATCGCGTCGGCACGCTGGTTCATGCTTCGAAAGAGCTGAATGTTTATAACGCGCTACCGACGCTTTTTCTCAGTAATGATCACACCGGAAGTAGCGAATTGTGCACGCTGTTTCTCGATCCGGACTGGCGCAAAGAGGGCAACGGCTATTTGTTGTCGAAATCTCGCTTCATGTTTATGGCAGCCTTTCGCGACAAGTTTAACGACAAAGTGGTTGCCGAAATGCGTGGGGTGATTGACGAACACGGCTATTCGCCGTTCTGGCAAAGCCTCGGTAAACGCTTCTTTTCGATGGATTTTAGCCGAGCCGATTTTCTCTGCGGTACTGGTCAAAAGGCATTTATTGCTGAGTTGATGCCAAAACATCCGATCTATACGGACTTTTTATCCCAGGAAGCGCAAGACGTTATCGGTCAGGTACATCCGCAAACGGCACCCGCGCGGGCGGTGCTGGAAAAAGAGGGCTTTCGCTACCGCAACTATATCGACATTTTCGACGGTGGGCCGACGCTGGAGTGTGACATCGACCGCGTTCGCGCCATTCGCAAAAGCCGGCTGGTGGAAGTGGCAGAAGGGCAACCCGCACAGGGCGATTTTCCGGCCTGTCTGGTCGCCAATGAAAATTATCATCATTTCCGCGTGGTGCTGGTGCGTAGCGATCCGGCTACCGAGCGTTTGATTTTAACCGCCGCACAACTGGACGCTCTCAAGTGTCATGCCGGGGATCACGTTCGTCTGGTACGCCTGTGCGCAGAGGAGAAAACAGTATGA